The sequence ATGTCTGCTTCCGCTACGCGCACCGCCTGATCGACCTGCTCGGCCAGTCCGGCACCAATGTCTTCCTGCGCTTCGCGGCCTTCGCGATGCTCTGCGTCGGCGTGCAGATCTGCTGGGAAGGGCTGGCCGAACTGCTCAAACCCTGGCGACCGCTCTAGCCGCCACGCCCGACCCAACCGAACTCAGCGACGGCGGTAGCTGACGAAACTGTAGGCGTGTTCGTTGCGCTCGTCGGCCGCGTGCGACTCGCGGGCGAGTTCCGCGAAGCGCGTCGCGTCGATGGCCGGAAAGTGCGCGTCCTCGCCTTCGATCGCGCAATCGACCTCGGTAAGTTCGATCGCGTCGGCACGATCCATCGCGAGGCGATAGATCTCGCCGCCGCCGAGAATCCACACGCGCTCGACCGCACCAGCCTCCGCAATGGCTTCGTCAAGGCTGTGGACGACAAGCGCGCCTTCGGCGACGTAGTCCTTGGCGCGGGTAATGACGATGTTCTTGCGACCCGGCAAGGGGCGGCCGAAGGATTCCCAGGTCTTGCGCCCCATGACGATGGGGCTACCCATGGTGAGCGCCTTGAGCCGCTGCATGTCGGCCCGCTGCCGCCAGGGGATGCCGCCGTCGCGGCCGATGGCGCCATTGCGATCGCGCGCAGCGATCAGCCAGACCTGTGGCGCGCTCACACGGCCACCGGCGCGGCGATATGCGGATGCGGGTCGTAGCCTTCGAGGCTGAAGTCCTCGAAGCGGAAGCCGAAGATGTCTTTCACTTCGGGATTGATCCGCATCGTCGGCAGGGCGCGGGTCTCGCGCGAGAGCTGCAGGCGCGTCTGGTCAAGGTGGTTCAGGTACAGGTGCGCGTCGCCCAGGGTGTGCACGAAGTCGCCCGGCTCCAGATCGCAGACCTGCGCCAGCATCATCGTGAAGAGCGCGTAGGAGGCGATATTGAAGGGCACGCCCAGGAAGATGTCGGCGCTGCGCTGGTAGAGCTGGCAGGAAAGCTTGCCGTCGGCGACATAGAACTGGAACAGCAGGTGGCAGGGCGGCAGCGCCATCTGCGGCACGTCGGCCGGGTTCCAGGCGCTGACGATATGGCGGCGCGAATCCGGATTCTTCTTGAGGCCTTCGACCAGTTGCGTGATCTGGTCGATCAGGCGGCCGTCCGGGGATTCCCAGCGGCGCCACTGCTTGCCATAGACCGGGCCGAGTTCGCCGTTCTCGTCGGCCCATTCGTCCCAGATCGAGACCTTGTTTTCCTTGAGGTAGGCGATGTTGGTCTCGCCCTTCAGGAACCACAGCAGCTCGTGGATGATCGAGCGCAGGTGCAGCTTCTTGGTGGTGACCAGCGGGAATCCCTCGGCCAGATCGAAGCGCATCTGCCAGCCGAAGACCGAGAGCGTGCCCGTGCCCGTGCGGTCGGCCTTGCGGTGCCCGTGCTCGAGCACATGGCGCATGAGTTCGTGGTACTGCCGCATGATCTTCCGCCGCAAGAAAAGTGTGCATTGTAACGAGGCCCGGCCGTCAGACTCCGACCGCCAGCGCATGGCATGACGTTACAATCGACCGGACCCAAGACGGCAGGCGCCCATGCTCCGGATCTTCAACAGTTCGCGCGCGGATCTTCCCCTGGCAGACGCCGTGGGCATGGCACGCTCGACCGAAGACCTGGAAGCCCTGCCACCGCAGCAGGCCGTGCGGGAAGCCGCCGAATGGCTGGAGACCCTGAGCCAGTTCAAGGAGGCAGATTCCGCCACCGTGCTGGCCCTGCTGGCCCAGGTCGACGAAGCCACCCAGCCTGCCCTGCGGGCGCTGCGCGAAGAATACGTGGCGCCGCGGCCGCTGCTGCCGCGCAGCGAACTCTGGGTCCGCGCCCGCCATTTCTGGACGCAGCTGGCCGAGCGCTATCAGGAACTGCTGCGCGTGGTGCGCTCCGGCGCGGGTTTGCCCGAGGCGGCGATGGCCGAGCTCTGCGTGCGCCTGATCCGGGCCAGCGCGGGCGAGCAGCGCTGGGATTCGCTCCACTACGGCCCTTTCGACCAGCGCCACTGGAGCCGCGTCGGCGACGCCTACCTGGCCGCGCAGCAGCAGGACCTGCTGGCCACCCGCGTGATCATCCGGCCCACCCGCCAGACCGAAACCTCGGTCGCCAACGAATACCTGCGCTCGGTCGCGCTCGCCACGGCGGCGCTCGACGAGCTCGACGAAATCCAGGTCGAGCAGGCCTGGCGCCTGCTGCACTACGTGCTTCCCTCGCTGCGGCTGGAGACCGAAAGCGCCGTCGATTCGATCTTCTGGATCCATCCGGCCAGCGGCCGCGCGCCCCAGCGCATGGTGCGCCCGCCCTCCGAGGGCGAACGGCCCCTGTACTTCTCCGGCAGCGCGGCGCGCGACGCCCTGGAGGCGCTGCGCGCGCAGCTGGACGAAGGCGCGACGCCCGCCCCCCTGGCCCTGCAGTCCGACGACGACGTGGACCGGCTCGGGCCGCTGCTGGAACACCTGATCCGCCACTGGTCGGCCGAGCCCCCGGTACGTCGCCACCGCCGGCACAAACTGCATGCCCAACTGCAGGTGGTCGAAGGCCTGGAGTTCGTCACCGACCATCTCTCAGGGCTGATCGGGCTGCCGGTCGCCGCCTGGGAACAGCGTGACGTCAGCCTCAATGGCGTCGGCGCCAGTGCACCGCTCACCGAAAAGCACCCGCTGCGCATCGGCAGCCTGGTCGGCATGCTCTCCGAAGACGGCAACCGCTGGCTGGTCGGCATGGTCCGGCGCATGCGGCGCGAGGCGCAGGAGCGCGCCCTGGTCGGCGTCGAGATCCTCAGCTGGCACCCGCTCGCGGCACGCGCGGACGACGGCGCGCGCGAACTGCGGGTGCTGCTGCTCGATCCGCTCACCCGCGGCGGCACGATCCGGGTGGCGATTCCCGAAGGCCCGATGCGCCGCGCCGCGCCGCTCTACCTGCTGGGCCACAACAAGGCGGTCAAGCTGCTGCCGCAGTCACTGATCGAGCGAGGCGCGGATTTCGAAGTCCGCAGCTACCTGCTCGCAAGCGACGCGAACAACGGCCAATAGTCACGAATACCTGCTCCAGCAGCCGTCAACGGCCACCGCAGCCCCATCGTGTACAATCGCGCACCCTTCTGACAGCGGTATGGCATGAAGACAACAGCCCTGGACTTCGAGCAGCCCATCGTCGAACTCGAAACCAAGATCGAAGAACTGCGCTATGTGCAGGACGACTCGGCGGTCGACATCTCCGAAGAAATCGCGCGCCTCGAAGTCAAGCGACAGGCGCTGACCAAGGACATCTACGCCAAGCTCACGCCCTGGCAGATCGCTCTGGTGGCGCGCCATCCGCAGCGGCCCTACTCCTTCGACTACATCAAGCACATCTTCACCGACTTCGAAGAGCTGCACGGCGACCGTTCCTTCGCGGACGACAAGGCCATCGTCGGCGGTCTGGCCCGCTTCAACGGCCAGTCCTGCATGGTGATCGGCCACCAGAAGGGGCGCGACACCAAGGAAAAGATCCTGCGCAACTTCGGCATGCCGCGGCCCGAGGGCTACCGCAAGGCCGAGCGCCTGATGCGCCTGGCCGAGAAGTTCGGCATCCCGATCTTCACCTTCGTCGACACGCCGGGTGCCTATCCCGGCATCGACGCCGAGGAGCGTGGCCAGTCCGAAGCCATTGGCCGCAACCTCTACGTGATGGCCGAGCTCAAGGTCCCGCTGATCTGCACCATCATCGGTGAAGGCGGCTCCGGCGGCGCGCTGGCGATCGCGGTCGGCGACCAGGTGCTGATGCTGCAGTACTCCACCTACTCCGTGATCTCGCCCGAAGGCTGCGCCTCCATCCTGTGGAAGAGCGCGGAAAAGGCGCCCGAGGCGGCCGAGACCATGGGCATCACGGCCTCGCGCATCAAGTCGCTGGGCCTGATCGACAAGATCGTCAATGAACCCGTGGGCGGCGCCCACCGCGACCACCGGGCGATGGCCCAGGCGCTCAAGCGCGCGCTGGCCGAATCGTTCAAGCAGGTCGCCGAGCTCGCGCCGGCCGAACTGCTACAGCGCCGCTACGATCGCCTCATGTCCTATGGCCGCTTCAAGGAGCAGGCTGTCGCCTGAACTCGCTGAACGCCTGCACGCGCGCCTCGCGGCCCTGCCGCTCAGAGGCGCGCGCCTCACCCTCGGGTTCTCCGGGGGTCTCGATTCCACCGTCCTGCTGCACCTCCTCGCTGGCCTGCGCGAACCGCTGGGTTTCGTGCTGGACGTCGTACATGTCGCGCACGGCCTGCAGGCCATCGCCGCCGAATGGCCGGCGCACTGCCGCCGGGTGGCCGCGGCGCTCGGGCTCGAATGCGTGGTCGTGCCGGTATTAGTCGATCGCGAAGATCCCCAAGGACTGGAAGCGGCCGCGCGGGCCGCGCGCCACGCCGTACTCAATTCCCACGGCGCCGACTGGGTCGTGCTCGCCCACCATCGCGGCGACCAGGCCGAGACCGTGCTGCACCGGCTCACGCGCGGCGCGGGTGTGGCCGGTGCAGCCGCCATGCGCAGCGTCGATCCGCGCGATCCTGGCCCGGGCATCCTGCGTCCGTTGCTCGAAGAGCCGCGCGAGGCCTTGCTGGACTGGGCGCAGGCACACGGCCTCGAATGGATCGAGGACCCCAGCAATGCGGACCCGCGCTACAGCCGCAACTTCATCCGCCACCAGATCCTCGCGCCGCTGAATGCCCGCTTTCCCGGGGCAGAAGGCGCACTGGCGCGGGCCGCCGCCCACTTTGCCGAGGCGCAGGAGTTGCTGACGCAACTCGCGCGGCTCGATCTCGCCAACGTATGCGAAGGCAGCGCGGCCTCATTCACCCGGCTGCTCGGGTTGCCACGCGCGCGGCTGGCGAACCTCCTGCGCGCGCGCCTGATCGATCGCGGCTTCCTCGCGCCGGATCAGGTACGGCTGGACGCAGCGCTGGACCAACTGGCGCAGGCGCCCTCCCCCTGGCGCGCAAGCTTTGGCGACTGGGCACTGTGCCGCGAAGACGACCGGATCTGGATCGAGTCCACGGAGAGCACGCCACCGCCGACAGAGCCCCTTTGCTGGCAGGGCGAGGCCATCCTTGCCTGGGGCGACCTGCAGCTCAGGTTTGAGGCGACATCGGAGGGCGGGCTGGCGCTCGCGGCCGGAGCCGCCTGGCTCAAACCGCGCGAAGGCGGCGAGAAACTGCGCCCGCAGGCCGGACGGCCGAGGCGCGACCTCAAGACACTGGGACGCGAGGCGGGGATTCCGCCCTGGTGGCGCGACCGGCTGCCCGTGCTCTGGAACGCGCAGCGGCCGGTCGCCTGGGGGCCCTGGACGGACAGCGACGCGCGCGCCGCGGGCCCCGGCTGGCGGTTGACGGTGGAACTGCCCGGGCGGGTCTTCTAGCCCGGGCCTGCGCGCTCAGGTGTTCTGCACCACGATGTTGGGGAACTTGAAGCGCATGTCGCGCGCCTTGTCGCCAATCGCGATCGCCACCTTGCGCGCGATTGCGCGGTAGGTCTGGGCAATCGTGGATTCCGGCTCGGCGGCGACGGTCGGCGTCCCCGAATCGGTTTCACGGCGGATGCGGATATCCAGGGGCAGTGCGCCGAGGAAAGGCACGCCGTAGTCGGCGCACATCTTCTCGCCGCCGCCTTCGCCGAAGATGTGCTCGGCGTGGCCGCAGTTCGAGCAGACGTGGATGCTCATGTTCTCGACGATGCCGAGGATGGGGATGCCCACCTTCTCGAACATCTTGAGGCCCTTGCGCGCGTCGAGCAGCGCGATGTCCTGCGGCGTGGTGACGATCAGGGCGCCGGTCACTGGCACGCTCTGCGCGAGCGTGAGCTGGATGTCGCCCGTGCCCGGCGGCATGTCGATCACCAGGTAGTCGAGGTCATCCCAGCGGGTGTCGTTGAGGAGCTGGCGCAGCGCCTGCGTAACCATCGGGCCGCGCCAGACCATGGGCTGTTCCGGATCGATCAGGAAGCCGATGGAGTTCGCCTGCAGACCATGCGCCATGAGCGGCAGCATGGTCTTGCCGTCCTCCGACACCGGCTGCTGGCCAGCCAGGCCCAGCATCGCGGGCTGGCTGGGGCCGTAGATGTCGGCATCCAGCAGGCCGACGCGCGCGCCTTCCTGCGCCAGCGCGATCGCGAGGTTCACCGCGGTCGTGCTCTTGCCCACGCCGCCCTTGCCGGACGACACGGCGACGATATTGCGCACGCCGGGCAGGAGCTTGATATTGCTCTGCACCGTGTGCGAGACGACCTTCCAGCTCACCTGCGCCTGGGCGCGACCGTGAACTGCGAGCCCCTCTTCGATCAGGCGGCCGATCACCGTCAGCTGGCTCTGCGCCGGATAGGCGAGTTCGACCTCGATCCGGGCGATGCCATCGACCAGCTGGACACGTTTGATCGCCTTGCCGTCGGCAAAGCTGCGGCCGGTGTTGGGATCCGTCAGGGCGCCCGCCTGGGCCAGCCATTCCTGTTCGCTCAATGCCATGAGCCTGTGCTCCGATCTCTGCAAGATTCTCGACAGGAATTCCCGACGGAATTCCTGACCAATTTGCTCAAGTTTATCACCGCCGCCGAGGGGCCCTGAAAACGCGTGAACGAAAAAAAGCCGGCCCGCAGGCCGGCACAATCCCGACAAAGACTCGAGGTCCGGATGAGCGCTTAGCGCACGCTCACCGCGCAGTTGCGACCCACCCAGCGCAGGTTGGTCGGTTGCGGTTGGGTGCCCCCCTTGGTGCCCTGGAAGCCGAAGCTCGCCTTGCTGTGCGGCGCGATCGTGCCGTTGTAGCTCTCAGCCGTCGCGACCACGCCGCTGCTGGTGTTGAACTTGGCGTTCCAGCCGGAAAGGAAGCTCGCGTCCGCGCTCCAGCCCCAAGCGATCTGCCAGCTCGATATCGGCGCATCGGTGGTGTTCTCGATCTCCACCTGCGAGACGAAGCCGTTGCTCCAGCTGTTCTGCACCGTGTAGACGATGCTGCAGCCGGCGAGCGTGGGCTGGTCGTTGTCCGCTTCCGTGGCCGTCACCGAACCGCCGGTGTAGCCGCCCGAGGCAGTGATCGTGAAGCTGGCCGAGCCGTTGGTGGTGTCCGCGTCCTCCGCCGCGCCCAGGGTCACGGTCTGCGCGGTGTTCCAGTTCGCGGGCGTGAAGGTAAGCGAAGCGCCGGTCTTCACCGACAGGTCCGTGTCGCCCGAGCTGCGTGCCACGGTCACCGTCACGTTGGTGGTCGGGGCTGAGGCAAGCTTGAGGGTGAGCGTCGCGGTACCACCTTCCGGCACTTCAATCGTGTTGCGGCTGATCACGACGCTCTTGTCGCCGTCCGGCGGCGGCGTGGTGGTGTCGAGCGGGAACTGCAGCGGCACCAGCAGGTTGTGCTTGGGCAGGTTGAGCGTGGTCCAGTCGTCGTTGAGCAGGCCACCGGTGTCACCCGAGTTCGGGTTCCAGCTCCAGAAGGTCCAGCTCATCTTGTTGGTCTTGAGGTAATTGACCAGGGTCTGCAGCCACTGCTGGTCCGAGGCCGACTGGTAGCGCGTCCCGAATTCGCCCAGCAGCACCGGGGCGATGTTCTGCTTTGCGAGATAGCCCCAGTGCGCATCCCAGATCGCGGGCAGGTTGTTCGGATAGTTGGGGTCCGAGAACCAGGTCTGCGGGAACACCGAAGCCGGATAGTCGTGCGGCGAATAGACCAGCCGGTTGGCCACGTTCAGGCGCACCGGGTACTGGCCGGCGGCGGAGAGGTTGCCGCCCCACCAGTAGGAATCGGTGCCGACCTTTTCCACGCCTTCGACCACGATCAGCCAGTTCGGGTTGGCAGCGAGGATCGCGTTGCCCGCGCGCTCGGCAGCCAGGCGCCAGTCCTTGGTCGTGTCGCCGCAGCCCCAGCAGGCGGCCGCATGCGGCTCGTTGTGCAGGTCCGCGCCGATGACCGTGGTGTTGCCCTTGTAGCGGTTGGCGAGCGCGACCCAGTCGTCGATCCACTTCTGCTCGGACACCGAGGAGGTGTACCAGAGCTCCGACTGCGCGCTGCCGTCGGGGCGATGGCGATCGAGCAGGATGCGCAGGCCGATCTTGCCCGAGTACTCGATCAACTTGTCCATCGCCTGCAGGCTGTTGAGGCCCACGAGATCCGGGTTCTTGGAGAAATCCACGCCGGCGGGCGAATGACTGAAAATGTCATTGCTCCAGGGCAGGCGGATGGTGTTGTAGCCCGAGGCCTTGATCTGGTCGAGCATCTCCTTGTAGTTGCGCTGCCAGATGCCGTGCACCACGTAGTTGGCGGTCTCGAAGCCGAACCAGTTCACGCCGGTGACCCGCACCTCCTGGTTGTCCGAATCGAGGATCCTGGAACCGCTGGTATGCCAGTAGCCGCGCCCGGCGGCCTGGGCATCGCCGACCATCGCCAGGCCCAGCGCGACGCTCAGGGCACAGGCCGAGAGAGTGAAACGCTTGCTCATTTGCTTGTCTCCTTTATCTGATGATTTGAAGCGGACTTACAGCCCGTCTTGCTCTGTGTCATCAAGATAGGAAGTCAAGCGGTTTTCCATCCGGCGAGGCTTGCGCAAAAGGCGTCGACGGGTCCCGTTCGGGATTGCTGGAAATGCTGGATGAATGCCCGGCGCCCTCTGGCGGGCCGCGGCGCCCGCCGCGCTCAGGACAAGGCGTGTTGCGCGCGTTGCGCCAAGAAGGGCGCGTGCTCGGCGCGCCAGCGCAGGAAGTCCTCCACCGGGAGGGGACGACTGGCGTAGAAGCCCTGGATCTCGTCGCAGCGGAAGTCCTGCAGAAGCTGCCACTCCTGCGCGAGCTCGACTCCTTCGGCCACCACCGAGAGCCCCAGCGTATGGCCAAGGCCGATGGTGGAGCGCACCAGCTGCGCGGCCTCGCCGTCCTCGTGCATGCCGTGGATGAAGGAGCGGTCGATCTTGAGCTCGGCCACCGGCAGGCGGCGCAGGTAGGCCAGCGAGGAATAACCGGTACCGAAGTCGTCGAGCGAGAGCGAGAAGCCCCGGTCACGCAGGTCGTGCAGCACCGCGAGCGCCCGCTCCGGGTTGTCCATCACGCCACTCTCGGTGATCTCCAGGCGCAGATGCTCGGGCGACGCACCGGAGCGCACGAGCAAGTCGTCGATCTCGGCCGGGAAGCGCGCGTCCTGCACGTCCTGCGCCGCCACATTCACCGAGACCCGCAGCGGTTCGCCCTCTTCGGCCAGTTCGCGGGTCAGGCGCATCACGTTGAAGAGCATCCAGCGGGTGAGCATGCCGATGCGGCCGGCCTGCTCGGCGAAGGGGATGAACTCGCCGGGCGGGATCAGCCCGCGCTGCGGATGCACCCAGCGCACCAGCGCCTCGGCGCTATGTACCGCGCCGCTGCGCACCTGCACCTTGGGCTGCAGATAGACCCGCAGCTCGTCGCGTTCCACCGCGTGGCGCAACTCGGAGAGCAAGGACAAGTGCGTCCGGCGGTTCTGTTCCAGCTCCGGCGCATAGACCGCGTAGCCCGACTGGCGGCGCTTGGCCACATGCAGGGCGATCTCGGCGTTGCGCAGGAGCTGCCCCATGTCGGAACCATGTTCGGGGAAGCGCGCCATGCCGACGGCAAGCGACATGTCCAGCGGCGTGCCAGAGACTTCCACCGGGCTGGCGAAACGGTCTTCGATGCGTTGGTGGAGGCCCGCCAGATCCTGCGCCAGCGGACCGGTGATCAGAATCGCGAAGTTGTCGCCCGACAGGCGCGCCACCGGATCGTCTTCCCGCAGCATCTGGCGCAGCCGCCTGGCGACCTCGCAGATCACCTGGTCGCCGACGTCGTAGCCCAGGGTGTCGTTGATCGTCTTGAAGCGGGCGATGTTGATATCCACCACCACCGCGCCATGCTCGCGCGCACCGGCGAGCAGGTCCGCGCCGTCACGCTGGATGCCGGCGCGGTTGGCGAGGCCGGTGAGCAGGTCGGTGTAGGCCAGCCGCGAGATCTGGTCTTCGCGCGCCGCCACCGCGCGACTCATTGCATTGAAGCTGGCGGAGAGGCGGCCGATCTCGTCCTGCGTGTCGTCGGGCAGGGTCTGCGCATAGTCGCCGTGGCTCACCGCGTCGGCCGCGTCGGCCAGGCGCTGGATCGGCTCGGACACGGTGCGCGCCACCCAGCGCGAGGCAAAGGCCGCCGCAAGGAAAGCCAGCGCCAAGAGGCCTGCCAGCGCCCCCACCAGGCGCTGGTAAGGCGCCAGCGCCGCATCCACCGACTGCAGCAATACCACCGACGTCCCGCCCCCGCTATCGACCGGCACCCGCAGGGCGAGGTACTCCGAACCGTCGAAATGCAGCCGCAGGCGATTCTCTTCGTCGACGCTCGGTGGTTCGGCCAGCGCCCGCGCCAACTCCAGCCTTTGCGAAGAATCGACGCTGGTCGCGCTCAGCTGGTCGCCACCCGGCGTCTGCGTCAGCACCGCCACTTCGCTGCCGGTGAGCCCGGCCATCTGGCGCACCGTGGCGTCGTCCAGATCGAAGCCGAGCACCACCCAGGCGATCGCGACCGGCGCCAGCACGGGGCTCACTACCACGATGCGTGGCCGCCCGGCGAAGGTCACGATGCCATCGGCACCGCCGTGGTCGCGGGCCCGCAGGAACAGCGCATGCAGGCCGGGATCCGCACCCAGCGCGCCATCGAGCGTGCTGGCCAGAACCCGGCCATCCAGATCGAGCACGATCGCAGCATTGGCGCGGATGCGCCGGGCGTTGTTGCCCAGCGCGGAATTGATGGTGGGCGCATCGCCCGAGGCGATCGCATCGCGAAAGCCGAAGTCGGCGCTCAGCACGCGCGCGGCCTGCACCAGCCGCGCCTGGTCCTGGTCGAGCTGGCGTTCGGCGACACGCTCGGCGAGCGTCAGGTCGGCGGCGACCCGCTCTCGTGCAAAGCGCAGGCTGCCCAGGCTGACGGCGGCAATCGCGAGCAGCAGGAAGAGCGCAAGCAGACCCACCACCAGCACCGTGACGCGGGTGCGTAGCGGCAGCCGCCGCAGCCAGGTGCGGCGATGCGGACGCGCAGGCGCTGCCGGCCTTGCGGCAGTTTCGGACAGGGTGGCCGGGCGGGAGCGCCGCTCGGTCCGGCGCTCGTCACTGATGGGCAGCTCCCGCCGACTTTGGTTTGAGCGTGAAAGACTGGCTCAGCTGCGTGCCCGAGGCTTCGACCCGCAGGCGCGTGACCTGCTCGCCCTGGCTGGCGTCCGGATGCCACAGGTGCACTTCGTACTCGCCGGGATCCAGGCCCTTGAGCGTCAGCGTGCCCCTGGCATCCGAGCGGCCGAAGTACGGCGCCTCGGTCACATACACATACGCGAGCATCCAGTCGTGGATGTTGCACCCCAGGGCCACGACTCCGGGCTTGTCGAAGACCACCGGCGTGGCCTTGGTGCCCGAATAGAGCTTCAGCTCGAAGCGCTTGGCGGGCGAAAAGGAATAGACGCTATGGCGGATGTCGTCCTGGTTCGGAAAGCTGATCTCGGTCCCGACCGACACCACCGAAACATAGGGCACAAACTCGCGATCGACCTGGTCGATCACCGCCTTGCCGGGCTTGCCGCCGGCCGGCTTGCCCAGCGGGGTGGCGGTCGCCACGGCGAACTCGAGTGGCAAACCGGCCGCGTCGCGGAAGCTGATGCCCAGATCGGCCGCCTCGGCCGGCAGGGCCAAAGCGACGAGCAGCGCGGCAAACGGGAAGAGGTTCAAGCGGCGCGTCCTTAGCGGGTAACGATGTCGCGCTTCATCGGCGCGAGACGGGCCAGGAGGGCGTTTTTCGCGGCGAGCGGCACCTCGCGCGCGTCCAGCACGGCGCGCAGGTGTTCCACCATGCCGTAGAACTCCGATTCGGTGATCTTCAGTCCGGCGTGCGTCGGCCCCATCGGATCACCATCGAAGACGCAGCCCCCGTCCGCAAGCGCGCAGATCTGCAGCGCCAGCATCTTCTCCAGCCGCGGCCGGT is a genomic window of Niveibacterium sp. SC-1 containing:
- a CDS encoding dihydrofolate reductase, which codes for MSAPQVWLIAARDRNGAIGRDGGIPWRQRADMQRLKALTMGSPIVMGRKTWESFGRPLPGRKNIVITRAKDYVAEGALVVHSLDEAIAEAGAVERVWILGGGEIYRLAMDRADAIELTEVDCAIEGEDAHFPAIDATRFAELARESHAADERNEHAYSFVSYRRR
- a CDS encoding thymidylate synthase, translated to MRQYHELMRHVLEHGHRKADRTGTGTLSVFGWQMRFDLAEGFPLVTTKKLHLRSIIHELLWFLKGETNIAYLKENKVSIWDEWADENGELGPVYGKQWRRWESPDGRLIDQITQLVEGLKKNPDSRRHIVSAWNPADVPQMALPPCHLLFQFYVADGKLSCQLYQRSADIFLGVPFNIASYALFTMMLAQVCDLEPGDFVHTLGDAHLYLNHLDQTRLQLSRETRALPTMRINPEVKDIFGFRFEDFSLEGYDPHPHIAAPVAV
- a CDS encoding acetyl-CoA carboxylase carboxyltransferase subunit alpha, translated to MKTTALDFEQPIVELETKIEELRYVQDDSAVDISEEIARLEVKRQALTKDIYAKLTPWQIALVARHPQRPYSFDYIKHIFTDFEELHGDRSFADDKAIVGGLARFNGQSCMVIGHQKGRDTKEKILRNFGMPRPEGYRKAERLMRLAEKFGIPIFTFVDTPGAYPGIDAEERGQSEAIGRNLYVMAELKVPLICTIIGEGGSGGALAIAVGDQVLMLQYSTYSVISPEGCASILWKSAEKAPEAAETMGITASRIKSLGLIDKIVNEPVGGAHRDHRAMAQALKRALAESFKQVAELAPAELLQRRYDRLMSYGRFKEQAVA
- the tilS gene encoding tRNA lysidine(34) synthetase TilS, translated to MAASRSRLSPELAERLHARLAALPLRGARLTLGFSGGLDSTVLLHLLAGLREPLGFVLDVVHVAHGLQAIAAEWPAHCRRVAAALGLECVVVPVLVDREDPQGLEAAARAARHAVLNSHGADWVVLAHHRGDQAETVLHRLTRGAGVAGAAAMRSVDPRDPGPGILRPLLEEPREALLDWAQAHGLEWIEDPSNADPRYSRNFIRHQILAPLNARFPGAEGALARAAAHFAEAQELLTQLARLDLANVCEGSAASFTRLLGLPRARLANLLRARLIDRGFLAPDQVRLDAALDQLAQAPSPWRASFGDWALCREDDRIWIESTESTPPPTEPLCWQGEAILAWGDLQLRFEATSEGGLALAAGAAWLKPREGGEKLRPQAGRPRRDLKTLGREAGIPPWWRDRLPVLWNAQRPVAWGPWTDSDARAAGPGWRLTVELPGRVF
- the apbC gene encoding iron-sulfur cluster carrier protein ApbC encodes the protein MALSEQEWLAQAGALTDPNTGRSFADGKAIKRVQLVDGIARIEVELAYPAQSQLTVIGRLIEEGLAVHGRAQAQVSWKVVSHTVQSNIKLLPGVRNIVAVSSGKGGVGKSTTAVNLAIALAQEGARVGLLDADIYGPSQPAMLGLAGQQPVSEDGKTMLPLMAHGLQANSIGFLIDPEQPMVWRGPMVTQALRQLLNDTRWDDLDYLVIDMPPGTGDIQLTLAQSVPVTGALIVTTPQDIALLDARKGLKMFEKVGIPILGIVENMSIHVCSNCGHAEHIFGEGGGEKMCADYGVPFLGALPLDIRIRRETDSGTPTVAAEPESTIAQTYRAIARKVAIAIGDKARDMRFKFPNIVVQNT
- a CDS encoding cellulase family glycosylhydrolase; amino-acid sequence: MSKRFTLSACALSVALGLAMVGDAQAAGRGYWHTSGSRILDSDNQEVRVTGVNWFGFETANYVVHGIWQRNYKEMLDQIKASGYNTIRLPWSNDIFSHSPAGVDFSKNPDLVGLNSLQAMDKLIEYSGKIGLRILLDRHRPDGSAQSELWYTSSVSEQKWIDDWVALANRYKGNTTVIGADLHNEPHAAACWGCGDTTKDWRLAAERAGNAILAANPNWLIVVEGVEKVGTDSYWWGGNLSAAGQYPVRLNVANRLVYSPHDYPASVFPQTWFSDPNYPNNLPAIWDAHWGYLAKQNIAPVLLGEFGTRYQSASDQQWLQTLVNYLKTNKMSWTFWSWNPNSGDTGGLLNDDWTTLNLPKHNLLVPLQFPLDTTTPPPDGDKSVVISRNTIEVPEGGTATLTLKLASAPTTNVTVTVARSSGDTDLSVKTGASLTFTPANWNTAQTVTLGAAEDADTTNGSASFTITASGGYTGGSVTATEADNDQPTLAGCSIVYTVQNSWSNGFVSQVEIENTTDAPISSWQIAWGWSADASFLSGWNAKFNTSSGVVATAESYNGTIAPHSKASFGFQGTKGGTQPQPTNLRWVGRNCAVSVR
- a CDS encoding EAL domain-containing protein — its product is MGLLALFLLLAIAAVSLGSLRFARERVAADLTLAERVAERQLDQDQARLVQAARVLSADFGFRDAIASGDAPTINSALGNNARRIRANAAIVLDLDGRVLASTLDGALGADPGLHALFLRARDHGGADGIVTFAGRPRIVVVSPVLAPVAIAWVVLGFDLDDATVRQMAGLTGSEVAVLTQTPGGDQLSATSVDSSQRLELARALAEPPSVDEENRLRLHFDGSEYLALRVPVDSGGGTSVVLLQSVDAALAPYQRLVGALAGLLALAFLAAAFASRWVARTVSEPIQRLADAADAVSHGDYAQTLPDDTQDEIGRLSASFNAMSRAVAAREDQISRLAYTDLLTGLANRAGIQRDGADLLAGAREHGAVVVDINIARFKTINDTLGYDVGDQVICEVARRLRQMLREDDPVARLSGDNFAILITGPLAQDLAGLHQRIEDRFASPVEVSGTPLDMSLAVGMARFPEHGSDMGQLLRNAEIALHVAKRRQSGYAVYAPELEQNRRTHLSLLSELRHAVERDELRVYLQPKVQVRSGAVHSAEALVRWVHPQRGLIPPGEFIPFAEQAGRIGMLTRWMLFNVMRLTRELAEEGEPLRVSVNVAAQDVQDARFPAEIDDLLVRSGASPEHLRLEITESGVMDNPERALAVLHDLRDRGFSLSLDDFGTGYSSLAYLRRLPVAELKIDRSFIHGMHEDGEAAQLVRSTIGLGHTLGLSVVAEGVELAQEWQLLQDFRCDEIQGFYASRPLPVEDFLRWRAEHAPFLAQRAQHALS
- a CDS encoding methylamine utilization protein, with the translated sequence MNLFPFAALLVALALPAEAADLGISFRDAAGLPLEFAVATATPLGKPAGGKPGKAVIDQVDREFVPYVSVVSVGTEISFPNQDDIRHSVYSFSPAKRFELKLYSGTKATPVVFDKPGVVALGCNIHDWMLAYVYVTEAPYFGRSDARGTLTLKGLDPGEYEVHLWHPDASQGEQVTRLRVEASGTQLSQSFTLKPKSAGAAHQ
- a CDS encoding group 1 truncated hemoglobin — its product is MKSCEIGRRVPGVGVMLGITAAAVLCLMPAARAAESRTYDALGGEAGVRAIVHALLDESTSDPQTRRSFAKINRPRLEKMLALQICALADGGCVFDGDPMGPTHAGLKITESEFYGMVEHLRAVLDAREVPLAAKNALLARLAPMKRDIVTR